ATTGAGTGCTTGCTTATCCGTTAAGCACGGTATGCCAAATCAAGGCGAATTTGGTTGTTTGGAACTTGCGGGCGGGCATTATGCAGTCGGCACATTCCTGCTGAGATCTGACGAATATCAGCGCGTTTGGAACTACATGCTTTCAAAATGGCTCCCAGATAGCGGTTATTTACCAGACGAAAGCTTTTGTTTTGAGTATTATCCAAATCAGGAAATGGAAAATGTACAATTGAAGCATATTGTTGAGATGCTTATACCAATGAAGTCTTTATGAATATTAGGTGAATTGGTAGGCATTGTGTCATAATAAAGTTTACGGAGTGATATGGGAAAATGATGAGTTATTATGTCAATGCTGAAAAGATAAATCTTAATGAGTTGCGGAAAAGGATTGAGGATACCGATTTGGTTCCAAGTCGCAGTTGTCTACTGGAAGATATTAGTAGTCGTTTTGAGGCATTAAAAGAGAACGGATATGTTACGTTTGCGGATTTGCGCAGCGCTTTGAAAAACGCAAAAAATATCCCCTCAATTTCAGAAAAAACGGGTATACCATCCGAATATCTAGCATTGCTCAGACGGGAAATAGAAAGCTATTTCCCAAAACCGTTTCCAATTAGTTCATTCGACTGGCTTCCGGAAATAGATATTGAGAAACTGGAAAAGCAGGGGTATAAGAATACCGCTTTACTTTTTGACGCACTTAATCCTCCAGAAAAAAGAGAAGAATTGCAAACTGCTCTTGGAATCAGTCATCAAGTTATTGATGAGCTTTCCCGTCTTGTGAATCTCACAAGAATACAGTGGACTAGCCCAACGGCGGCGAGAATGCTGGTCGATGTCGGCTATTATGACGCAAAAAGCGTATCCGAGGCGGATGCGGACATAATGTGCAACGAACTGGATAAAGTAAACAAGGATAGTAATTACTTCAAAGGAAAAATTGGGCTTAGGGATATCAAGCGATGGATTCACGCCGCATCCTACGTTTCGTGATACATCAAA
The Clostridia bacterium genome window above contains:
- a CDS encoding DUF4332 domain-containing protein, whose product is MMSYYVNAEKINLNELRKRIEDTDLVPSRSCLLEDISSRFEALKENGYVTFADLRSALKNAKNIPSISEKTGIPSEYLALLRREIESYFPKPFPISSFDWLPEIDIEKLEKQGYKNTALLFDALNPPEKREELQTALGISHQVIDELSRLVNLTRIQWTSPTAARMLVDVGYYDAKSVSEADADIMCNELDKVNKDSNYFKGKIGLRDIKRWIHAASYVS
- a CDS encoding GyrI-like domain-containing protein; amino-acid sequence: MKVSLLAGKISAPFRAFVLSRETKWYVVYHDYGDLTAEERLRLSACLSVKHGMPNQGEFGCLELAGGHYAVGTFLLRSDEYQRVWNYMLSKWLPDSGYLPDESFCFEYYPNQEMENVQLKHIVEMLIPMKSL